Proteins from a single region of Pungitius pungitius chromosome 4, fPunPun2.1, whole genome shotgun sequence:
- the usp8 gene encoding ubiquitin carboxyl-terminal hydrolase 8, which produces MPAVSTGVKELYLSTSLGELNRKAEIKPDKTHTRSYVQSSCKIFKAAEECRLDRDEEKAYVLYMKYLTVYEIIKERPDFKQQMEYYMTILGPNSFKKAIEEAEKLSKSLKLRYEEVEVRKKLEEMERQEEKKRREEMTEKDGGRSSPKVSSVSKKDSKKVKGQQNELKNAPSKAEVLAGGISAERLFHMMKDQTITIIVMDARSHNDFEESHIQVPGQTCFSVPEEAISPGIIVNQIEAKLPEASKEHWKRRAFIDYIVLLDWFSSVTDLTLGTTLQSLKDALYKWDNITILRSEPLVLEGGYENWLLFYPMYTTNAKVRPPRQNIISSIPHLNFSYPSLEEPKPPVPPEPEPEVILKPQEPTAPVLVNGVKPAESPTSYTSKVTDRLPGAVDCTVPGDIHSGQDLSEKGTTAGTFTPLPATSKAFPQFDRTKKPSVLVSNDPKPSQNGLAKDSLPNGPLAPDRSVKPSLLANASLSKEEQSQIHSEAVAVMEKAKQEQEKRNQERRVEDERREKERLEREKSEKRRKEDEETGPQEKKKLERQKAEEEEDKEKRLWDGKERRGKEQNSDTPKSMSLDCPPPNHIVNDIKREPLTRARSEEMGRSVPGLPVGWMKFLDTVTGTYRYYHSPTNRVHLYPPEVTVPQTPPSTPPTVKQKPTRLAEPDTSQEQEREQSKLKRSYSSPDISQDLREEAQMKAAMPTTAAVIPTINRETKPLNKVYSKVEIVRPSAAKIRNLNPSFGGLGASLTGLRNMGNTCYMNSILQCLCNTPGMAEYFNNNYYLEDINRHNILGHKGEVAEEFGVIMKALWAGLYKCISPRDFKITIGKINDQFAGCDQQDSQELLLFLMDGLHEDLNKADNRKRYKEEENDHLDDQTAADLAWSKHKLLNESIIVALFQGQFKSTVQCLTCHRKSRTFETFMYLSLPLASTSKCSLQDCLRLFSKEEKLTDNNKVFCRHCKAHRDSTKKLEIWKVPPIVLVHLKRFSYEGRWKQKLQTYVDFSLETLDLGQYVIGPKQTLKKYSLYGVSNHYGGLDGGHYTAFCKNALKQRWYKFDDHEVTEISTPTVKSSAAYILFYSAL; this is translated from the exons ATGCCCGCCGTGTCCACCGGGGTCAAAGAGCTGTACCTGTCCACATCTCTGGGTGAACTCAATAGAAAGGCTGAGATTAAACCCGACAAGACCCACACCAGAAG CTATGTTCAGAGTTCCTGCAAAATCTTCAAGGCGGCAGAGGAGTGTCGTCTGGACAGAGATGAGGAGAAGGCTTATGTGCTGTACATGAAGTATTTAACAGTTTATGAAATTATCAAGGAAAGACCAGACTTCAAACAACAAATG GAGTATTACATGACCATACTTGGACCAAACAGCTTTAAGAAAGCCATTGAAGAAGCCGAGAAGCTCTCTAAAAGCCTTAAACTCAG GTATGAGGAAGTTGAGGTTAGAAAAAAACTTGAGGAAATGGAGagacaagaggagaagaaaaggagggaggaaatgaCAGAGAAAGATGGTGGCCGAAGCTCTCCCAAAGTGTCATCAGTAAGCAAGAAGGACAGCAAGAAG gtGAAAGGGCAACAAAATGAACTCAAGAATGCACCTTCAAAAG CTGAAGTGCTGGCTGGCGGGATTTCGGCTGAGCGGCTTTTCCACATGATGAAGGACCAGacaataacaataattgtcatGGACGCCCGCAGCCACAATGACTTTGAGGAGTCTCACATTCAGGTCCCAGGCCAGACCTGTTTCAGTGTGCCTGAGGAGGCCATAAGCCCAGG AATAATTGTGAATCAGATTGAGGCGAAGCTGCCTGAAGCGTCAAAAGAGCATTGGAAAAGACGGGCATTCATCGATTATATAGTCCTTCTGGACTGGTTCAGTTCTGTCACCGACCTTACACTTGGCACCACCTTGCAGAGCCTCAAGGATGCCCTCTACAAG TGGGACAACATCACAATCCTGCGTAGTGAGCCGCTGGTGCTGGAGGGAGGCTACGAGAACTGGCTGTTGTTTTACCCAATGTACACAACCAATGCTAAAGTCCGCCCCCCCAGACAGAATATAATCAGCTCCATCCCTCATT TGAACTTTAGCTACCCATCCCTTGAGGAACCAAAGCCTCCGGTCCCACCTGAACCAGAGCCTGAGGTGATACTCAAGCCACAAGAACCCACAGCTCCTGTGCTGGTGAACGGAGTTAAACCAGCAGAATCCCCCACATCGTACACTTCCAAGGTTACCGACAGGCTGCCAGGTGCTGTGGATTGCACCGTTCCTGGCGACATACATTCTGGGCAAGATCTCAGTGAGAAGGGCACCACAGCAGGCACGTTCACCCCATTACCTGCAACATCCAAGGCCTTTCCCCAG TTTGACCGTACCAAGAAACCCTCTGTCCTTGTGTCAAACGATCCCAAGCCCAGCCAGAACGGGTTAGCAAAGGACTCCTTGCCAAATGGCCCGCTTGCCCCTGATCGCTCAGTGAAACCGTCGCTCCTCGCAAACGCTTCTCTCTCTAAAGAAGAACAAAGCCAGATACACTCTGAGGCGGTGGCAGTGATGGAGAAGGCGAAGCAAGAGCAGGAGAAACGCAACCAGGAGCGCCGTGTAGAGGATGAGCGACGGGAGAAGGAAAGgctggaaagagagaaaagtgaaaagaggaggaaggaagatgAGGAGACAGGACCTcaggagaaaaagaaactgGAAAGGCAGAAGGCCGAAGAAGAGGAAGATAAAGAGAAGAGGTTGTGGGAcgggaaagagaggaggggtaAGGAGCAGAACTCAGACACTCCCAAGAGTATGTCCCTGGACTGTCCTCCTCCCAACCATATTGTTAATGACATCAAG AGGGAGCCTCTGACCCGAGCGAGGAGCGAGGAGATGGGCAGGAGCGTACCAGGCCTTCCAGTTGGTTGGATGAAG TTTCTTGATACAGTGACAGGGACCTACCGATACTACCATTCCCCTACCAACCGCGTCCACCTGTACCCTCCTGAGGTCACTGTACCCCAGACCCCGCCCTCCACGCCACCGACAGTCAAACAGAAACCAACGCGACTGGCGGAGCCAGACACCAGCCAAGAACAAGAGCGGGAACAGTCTAAGCTGAAACGGTCCTACTCCTCCCCTGATATCAGCCAGGACTTGAGAGAAGAGGCCCAGATGAAGGCTGCCATGCCGACCACTGCTGCTGTCATACCCACCATCAACAGGGAGACTAA ACCGCTTAATAAAGTCTACTCTAAAGTGGAGATTGTGCGGCCATCAGCTGCTAAAATTCGCAACCTGAATCCTTCATTTGGAGGTCTGGGTGCATCACTCACTGGCCTTCGTAACATGGGCAACACCTGCTACATGAACTCCATCCTGCAGTGTCTATGTAACACTCCGGGCATGGCTGAGTACTTCAACAACAATTACTACCTGGAGGACATCAACAG ACACAACATACTGGGCCATAAAGGGGAGGTGGCGGAGGAGTTTGGTGTGATCATGAAGGCCCTGTGGGCTGGCCTGTACAAGTGCATCAGTCCGCGGGACTTCAAAATCACCATAGGCAAGATCAATGACCAGTTTGCTGGTTGTGACCAGCAAGACtcccaggagctgctgctgttcctTATGGATGGGCTCCATGAGGACCTCAACAAG GCGGACAACAGGAAGCGCTacaaggaggaggaaaacgaCCACCTGGATGATCAGACAGCAGCCGACTTGGCCTGGAGCAAACACAAGCTGCTGAACGAGTCCATCATTGTAGCCCTGTTCCAGGGGCAGTTCAAGTCCACCGTGCAGTGTCTGACCTGCCACCGCAAGTCTCGGACATTTGAGACCTTCATGTACTTGTCACTGCCTCTGGCCTCCACCAGCAAGTGTTCCCTGCAG GATTGTCTGAGGCTGTTCTCCAAAGAAGAGAAGCTGACCGACAACAACAAGGTGTTCTGCAGACACTGCAAAGCCCACAGAGATTCCACCAAGAAACTGGAGATCTGGAAGGTCCCACCCATCGTCCTGGTGCACTTAAAACG GTTTTCCTATGAGGGCAGATGGAAGCAGAAGCTGCAGACCTACGTGGACTTCTCTCTAGAGACTCTGGACCTGGGCCAGTACGTCATTGGACCAAAGCAGACATTGAAGAAATACTCCCTATATGGAGTGTCT AACCACTACGGCGGTCTAGATGGTGGCCACTACACTGCCTTCTGTAAGAATGCACTCAAACAGCGCTGGTACAAGTTTGATGACCACGAGGTGACCGAGATCTCCACCCCCACCGTCAAGTCCTCCGCAGCCTACATCCTGTTTTACTCGGCCCTGTGA